Within Acidobacteriota bacterium, the genomic segment ATATTAACCGTCGATGACAAAAAGTGGCTTCAACGAAAGTTGGACGACGTTTATCGTGAGCAATTGCTTCGCGCTAAAGGCATGATTCAACAGCTATGCCTGGATTGCGCGCGCATCTACCCTAAGGATATCCAACCTCAACTGTCCGATTTCGAAATCAGGGCTGGCCGAGAGATCAGGCAAACTCTTCTGAGGGAGAGCGAAATTATTTTCCTAATGAAGGGTGCCCGGGAAAATGATTCCGAGGTGGCACTTCCAACTCTACTACAGCTCCCAAACCGAGACGGCCTCCTTGTCGATCTGGATGAGCTTCTAAAAAAGAGTTGCGTATTCAGCGTGGTATTCGCTGACTTAGATAATTTTAAACAGGTTAACGACACGTTGGGCCACCCAGCCGGGGACCAATGCCTTGAGGCTGTTGTGGCGATCATGGGGAGTGCAGTGGCCGGTAAGGGAAGGCTATACAGGTATGGTGGAGATGAGTTCGTGGCAGTCTTGCCTAATTACGAAAGTTCTGAGGCTGTAGCTACCGGTGAACGAATCCGAAAGTCAATAGACGATGAAAACCCTGGAGGGAAGGTGAAAATCACAGCAAGCATTGGTGTTGTTTCCTCAGACCAATTGCAGATGCCTGATCCCAAGACACTAATAGCAGCCGCAGACCAAGCCATGTATTCCGCAAAGAAATCCGGAAAGAATCAGGTGACAGTCTGGAAAGAACAAGAACCTTCGGTAGTGGTGGAAAGCAAAGAGCAGAAGTGGCAGAACCGGAAAGCGGAGTTGCTGAAGCGGAACCCAAGCCTGGATATTAACTCGCTGATTATATACCGGGCGAAATTCGAGCGCGACCAGAAGAAATCGGAGGAGTTGCGGTCATGGAGATAGCGCGGTAGCCACAGCGAGCGACTTGTCTCGCCGTGGGCTTTTTCCGAACCATTGCCAGCCCACGGTTTCCAGCCATTCACATCGTTGGTGTATCGAACCACGTCGATTGCGCGGACGATCCCCGCAGGGGATACAGAGGATAGCCGGGGGCAACGTCCCCGGTTGCCAATCCACAATATCAAATTCGACCCTGAAAGGGTCGCACAGATTATCCGAGAGCCGCGACAGTGATGGAGCGTCCAGGATAATCAGGTACGCGACGCCATTTCGCATTAAGACGAGCAGGTCGAACAATTTCGTTCCCACATTGCCCGGTCGCTTGCGTCGCTCAGGTTCGCGTGGATGGTGGCCGCTCCTGAACGCCATCAATATGGCGATCAGTGTCGCGGGTCGGATCTTGCGATGCGGATGCGGCGCGCGGATGGTGCGACCCCTTCAGGGTCGGTGTCTATCAGCGGTACGGTTACCGGGGGCGATGCCCCCGGCTATCCTGTTCATCCCCTCCGGGGATGCTTGCGGCCGCAGCGGCATTGCCCTGCCGTACCTTCGGAGGTTGACCGCGTTGTGGTGATGTGCAACCCATCGGGGTGAGCGGTTGCGTGCGGCCCCGTCAGGGCCGGCACCGTTTCGTGAATCGCAACCGTAGGTTGAAACCTGCGGCTATTCACGGTGATGCCCTTCGGGCAACTGGGCACCGACTTCACTCGCAGGCATGATCCCACCAACAATGGAACGGACCCACAATTCTCCGTGCCCCTGTGGCCGATTCGTGCGGACCTACTTGGCGAACGTGTTGCACGCGCCGGGGTTGCCGCTTCTTAAGCCTTCGTTGAACCAGTGCATGCGTTGTTCGCTGGAGCCGTGCGTGAAGCTCTCCGGGTTGATTGAGCCGCGCGACATTTTCTGGATGTGGTCGTCGCCCACGGCTGACGCGGCGCGCATGGCTTCTTCCACGTCGCCGGGTTCCAGGATGTTGCGCTCGCTGGTCGAGTGCGCCCAGATGCCCGCGAAGCAGTCGGCCTGCAACTCCATCTTCACGGATAGAGGATTCTCCTGGTTTCGGTTCGCCTGCTGGGCGCGGCGGACCTGGTCGTTGATGCCCATCAGGTTCTGCACGTGGTGGCCGATCTCGTGCGCCAGCACGTAGGCCTGCGCGAAGTCGCCGGGCGCGCCGAAGCGCCGCTTCAACTCGTCGTAGAACGCGAGGTCGATGTAGACCTTTTGGTCGGCAGGACAATAGAACGGGCCGACGCCGGACTCGGCAAAACCGCAGCCGGAGTCGACGCCATCGCGGAACAGCACCAGCCGCGCGCGCTGGTAGGTGTCGCCGCTTTGCGTGAGCAGGGCCTTCCAGACTTTCTGATTATCATCCAGCACGAACGAGACGAACTGGACCATTGGCTCTTCGGCGGAATCGCGCACCGGATCGGGAGCCGAGATCGCCGACCCGCCGCCCTCGGTAGTGACGCCCAGAAATGGTGTGAGCAGGTCGCGCTTGAAGATGAGGCTGAGCACGCCGAGCAGGATCAGTCCACCGATCCCCATGCGCCCGCCGCCACCGCCCAGTCTGCCACCCAGCCGGCGTCCACCGCCGCTGCCGCGAAGATCATCCAAATCCTGACTGCGTCCACCCTGCGTCCAGCGCATAGCGGCCTCCTGCGTTATTTCCTCAATCAGCCATTTTATCACCCCGGAAGGGATGCCACCCTTCAGGTGGCTAAAGCGATTCGGGCGAGGGCCAGTGCGACCGTCGGAACCGCGAATTTGGTCAGACTTGAAAATTTGAATTATTTGGGCTGCTTGCGGTCTCCGGGAAAAGCGAATACTCGGCGAAAAGTTCGGAGTCGTGGCGGGAGGCAGGATGCGGATTTTCCCCAATCCCTAGCCCCCAATTCCCAACCCCGAAATGTTGTCAGAATAGGCAGAACCGTGAACGTGTGCACTTTGGTCAGGTTGGTGAATTTGGTCAGGATTGCGCGGCGCGGGATCGCGCGGAAATCACTGACGCTGGTCTCAAAATGGGGAGCTCCGGGGCCATCCTGGAAAGCGTGATGCCGCGGGGACCAGTGCCCGCTCCCGCGCCGCTTTGGCAGAAATAAAGTCAGTCACTGAAGTCAGTGACTCAGTTGAGTGACTCACTCGAGTGACTCAATCTCTAAGTGACTTCTCAGCGAGCAGTGGTCCGGCGGGCGGGGGCTTCCACTGTTGCCAGTTTGTCCTTCGCCAGTTGCGCTTCGGGGGTGTTGGGGAATTGCGCTGCCAAGTCCTTCAACTCCGTGATGCCCTGCGCTTTCAAGTTCATGTTGAGCATGGCGAAGCCCTTCTTGAGTTTCGCCGCCGCGGTCTTGGCGCCGTCGGGGTACAGCGTGATGGCCTTGTCGTACTCCTGGATGGCCTTCTCGAACTGGCCTTGCTGATAGTAGATATCGCCGATGAAGAACTGCGCGTTCGACGCCAGCGGCGTGTTGGCGTAGTAGCGCAGATACTCGAAGAACTCCTGCAACGCCAATGGATAGTTGCCGCTGGTGTAGTCGCGCAGCGCCGTGTTGTAGAGCACGTCTGGCGCGGGCGGAGCCACGCTGACACCGCCGTCCGTAGTCATGGTCGCACTGGCGGCCGCGTTCTGCGCGTTCTCTTCAATCTTGGCCACTTGCCCGGAAACTTTGTCGAGCCGCGCGCGCAGATCGTCAAGGGATGACTGCAATCCATTTACCTGTGTGTGAATGGACTCGACCTGCTCCTCGGTGGCGGCTGCGCTGTGCTGGAACAACGTCTTCAATTCGCCCACCTGTTGGCTGATCTGGCCGGTGTTGCCGCCGGACTGCTGGACCAGTGTTTGCAGCACGGCCATCTTCTCATCCATGCCGCGTTGAATCTCGCGCACCATGCCCTGTAGCAGTGCGACACTCTGCTGCAACTGGATGACTTCCTTGTCCACAGCAAAACTGGGCGAGGCTGTTAACAGCGCGGCAAGGAGCAGAAATAAGACAGTGCGTTTCATGGACGGACTCCTAGTAAAAAGTGTGAGCGGATCAGAGCAAGCACCGCGACACGGAGCATGGCATTATGCAATGCGAGTGTCGCGGGCCAATGAAATCAAGCATGGCATCACATGCCGCAGTTGGTGCAGATCAGATGCGCGCGGCGATTTTCCTGGAAGCACGACTCACTCTGCTCGGTGCAGAAGGGCTTCTCCTTGCCGTAGCTGATGGTGGTGACGCGGTCGCCAGAGATGCCTTGCGAGACCAGGAAATCGCGCGTCGAGTTGGAGCGCCGGTCGCCGAGGCCCAGGTTGTAGGCGACGCTGCCGCGCTCGTCGCAGTGGCCTTCCACTTGCACGGTAACGGTGGGATTGTCGCGCAGGAACGCGGCGCTTTTCATCATGGCGCTACGGCCATCGTCGCGCAGATCGGATTGATCGTAGTCGAAGAATGCGTCTTGAATTTCGCGCTCATAGCGCTCGCGCAGCGTGGTCTCGGTGGGCCGCGCGGGAGCCGCTACAGGGGGCAGGGGCGGCGCGGCGGTAACCGTAACTCTCGCCGTTGCTTGCGTGGAGCCGCTGGGGCCGCGTCCAGTGAGTGTGTAAGTGATCGAGTCATTTGGCGTTACCGAGACCGAGCCCTGCTGCTCGACGCGCCCGAAGGCCGGTTGCAGATCGAGGTCCGTTGCGCCCGACGAACTCCAGCGCAGCGTAGCACTTTGCCCGCGCTGAATGGTGGCGGGCTCTACCGTCAGGCTGACAGTGGGCGCGACCTGGCGCGCTGGCTCCGGTACAGGGGGCGGCGTGGCCGTTGCGGCGCGGCGTCGGCAAGCGCCGGATACTGCGATTGCCAGTATTAGAATCACCAGTGTTAGATAGCTGGACTGTCGATTACTGCCCCATCTTGTCAAATGTCTCGTCGATCTCATTCCTGATCCTCCCTGATTGATGAACAATGCTTGTCTATGTAACTAAGCTAACCCAATCGGACATAAAGAACTCACTGTGAAGATGCTCGCTCGCATTACTTCCAAATGTTTGACGACCGAGGCCCCGACCGCTGGCGGCGGTGGTGGCGGCGGAACCGATCGGCGGCAACCGCTTGCGCTCAACGCTATTAATAATAGCAGAACTCCTGCCGCGAAATTTGAACGGCGCATGACCATTCCGTTATCTTCCTTCGACTTCAGACGTATGTTATTCAAATATTCCGCTCGCCGTATACCGGGTAGTAACTCTGTTCACCGTTAGCGGCTCGACCACACTGGCTCGGTATTCTCACCCTGAAATGTTAACTGGCGGAGCCGCGTGCCGTCGGCGAGCATAGAGAAAATCTGTGGCTTGCCGGCACGATTGGATTGAAAAGCAATCTGGCGATTATCGGGCGACCAACCAGGATGCTCATTGCGCCCGATTCCACGCGTCAACTGCACCAATTGCTTCGTAGCCACATCCATCAGATAGATATCGTAAGCCCCATCGCGGTTCCAGGTAAAGGCCAACAATCGTCCATTGGGTGACCAGGCTGGATCAAGCGCCTGAGTGCCGCCCTGGACGAGCTGGGTGACGTCGGCGCCCTCGCTATCCATCATGTAGATCATCGGGTGGCCGCTGCGGTCGGAGACAAAGGCGATCTGCGCGCCGGTCTTGGGATTCCATGCCGGCTGGATATCCACGGCGCGAGCGAAGGTCAGCCGTTTCGAATTGTTGCCGCGCAGGTCGCCGAGATAGATTTCCGGATCACCGGTTACCGAAGAAGTGAAGGCCAGCTTGGTGCCGTCTGGCGACCATGTCGGCGTGGTGTTCAGCCCTTTGCGATTGAAGAACGCCAGCGGCTGCCGTGTCAACAGCGACATCACCATGATGTCCGGGTTCTTCTTCGCGTAAGTAGTGAACGCAATCTGAGTGCCGTCGACCGAGATGGCCGGCGTCAGCGAGATGGAGTTCAGCCGGGTGATCTGCTCCTGGTTCATGCCGTCGTAATCCATCATCCAGATTTCTTTCACCTGCGGATTCACGCGGCGCACAAAGGCGATGCGGCTTTCGGCGATGCCGGGCACGCCGCCGCCGAGGCGGATGATAATTTCATTGGCGAATTTGTGCGCCACCGCCCGGATGGATTTCTCATTGGCGGGTTCCGTATAGCGACGCGCCAGGACAATGGACTGTTGCGGATTACGCGCATCCAACAGCCAGCCTTCAATCGTCAGTTGCTCGCCGGCGCGCGCGGCGTTGCCCATCACCAGCATGTGCGCGTTAGCGGGCACGGCGCTCCATTGGCCAAGGTCGAGACCCATGGGCCGCGACGGAATAGCCGTGGGATAAAAACTCCTGCTGACGAGGTCCACGATGCCGGAGTTTTCGAGATCGCTCCACAGCACGGCATCAAACACGCGCACCAGCGACGTCTCGCCTGCCGCGCCCGGGTTCGCCACCGCGTAGAAATTGGGCACGGCCAGCCGCGTCTTCTCAACTCCAATGCCGGTCCCGGTGCGGATCCTGTCGTCCTGCGCCGCCGCAGGCCGGGCGAACAATCCCAGAGCGGCAAGCGCGATCAATACCAGCGCGGATCGTATGAGGGCTTTAGTTCGCAAAGTGGAAATCTTCCTTCCTCATCAGACGTCATCCCCAATTCAGTCGTCATCCCGAGCGCAGCGAGGGACCTGCTTTTCTGCTCATGCGAATCAAAAGCAGATTCCTCGCCCTGCGACTTCGCTCAGGACAGATTGCTGCGCTCGGAATGACAGCCAAAAAAATGAAACAAAAACCTGTGCGTCCGCTAGCGCTTGAAGTCGAACCAGAACTCGACGGCGACGCTCGATCCCGTGTATCCCGGCGGCAGCGGCAGCATCGGGCTGGAGTCGTATACCGCGCGCAGCACGGAGCGGTCGAGCGAACTTATGCCACTGGCGGTCGACAGTTGCGGATTTACCACGCGGCCGTCGCGCATGATCT encodes:
- a CDS encoding GGDEF domain-containing protein, with protein sequence MKRNEELWNKLFEHKVALMYESAMRESSNVRERHAVIGTLHGSPFATEVTNFLIYEPFSKIRDYFTEAYLQPYAAASILTVDDKKWLQRKLDDVYREQLLRAKGMIQQLCLDCARIYPKDIQPQLSDFEIRAGREIRQTLLRESEIIFLMKGARENDSEVALPTLLQLPNRDGLLVDLDELLKKSCVFSVVFADLDNFKQVNDTLGHPAGDQCLEAVVAIMGSAVAGKGRLYRYGGDEFVAVLPNYESSEAVATGERIRKSIDDENPGGKVKITASIGVVSSDQLQMPDPKTLIAAADQAMYSAKKSGKNQVTVWKEQEPSVVVESKEQKWQNRKAELLKRNPSLDINSLIIYRAKFERDQKKSEELRSWR
- a CDS encoding tetratricopeptide repeat protein, whose amino-acid sequence is MKRTVLFLLLAALLTASPSFAVDKEVIQLQQSVALLQGMVREIQRGMDEKMAVLQTLVQQSGGNTGQISQQVGELKTLFQHSAAATEEQVESIHTQVNGLQSSLDDLRARLDKVSGQVAKIEENAQNAAASATMTTDGGVSVAPPAPDVLYNTALRDYTSGNYPLALQEFFEYLRYYANTPLASNAQFFIGDIYYQQGQFEKAIQEYDKAITLYPDGAKTAAAKLKKGFAMLNMNLKAQGITELKDLAAQFPNTPEAQLAKDKLATVEAPARRTTAR
- a CDS encoding OmpA family protein, producing MRSTRHLTRWGSNRQSSYLTLVILILAIAVSGACRRRAATATPPPVPEPARQVAPTVSLTVEPATIQRGQSATLRWSSSGATDLDLQPAFGRVEQQGSVSVTPNDSITYTLTGRGPSGSTQATARVTVTAAPPLPPVAAPARPTETTLRERYEREIQDAFFDYDQSDLRDDGRSAMMKSAAFLRDNPTVTVQVEGHCDERGSVAYNLGLGDRRSNSTRDFLVSQGISGDRVTTISYGKEKPFCTEQSESCFQENRRAHLICTNCGM
- a CDS encoding translocation protein TolB — protein: MVLIALAALGLFARPAAAQDDRIRTGTGIGVEKTRLAVPNFYAVANPGAAGETSLVRVFDAVLWSDLENSGIVDLVSRSFYPTAIPSRPMGLDLGQWSAVPANAHMLVMGNAARAGEQLTIEGWLLDARNPQQSIVLARRYTEPANEKSIRAVAHKFANEIIIRLGGGVPGIAESRIAFVRRVNPQVKEIWMMDYDGMNQEQITRLNSISLTPAISVDGTQIAFTTYAKKNPDIMVMSLLTRQPLAFFNRKGLNTTPTWSPDGTKLAFTSSVTGDPEIYLGDLRGNNSKRLTFARAVDIQPAWNPKTGAQIAFVSDRSGHPMIYMMDSEGADVTQLVQGGTQALDPAWSPNGRLLAFTWNRDGAYDIYLMDVATKQLVQLTRGIGRNEHPGWSPDNRQIAFQSNRAGKPQIFSMLADGTRLRQLTFQGENTEPVWSSR